From the genome of Halobacteriovorax marinus SJ:
AATACATATTTATTACGACAAGAGACTACCGTCAATACTGAAATATATATTTTATAGACATATTTGCATTTCTCTAATATTTCAACGATATATATAGTGTGAAACTAACAACTTATACCGATTATTCAATACGAGTTCTCATGTACTTGGGAATTAATAGCGAGAGACTTTGCACCTCTACTGAGATTTCTGCTGCCTATGGAATTTCGAGAAATCATCTTTCAAAGATCATTCATCAATTATCAAAACTTAAGTATATACAAAGTTATAAAGGGGCCTCGGGTGGAATAACACTGCTAGAAAAACCAAAGAATATCAACCTTAGAAAATTAATCGAGCAAGTTGAGCCTGACTTTGACATAGTAGAATGCTTCAATCAAGACTCAGTATTTCCTTGTAAAATTACACCATCTTGTAAATTAAAGTCAATTCTCAACTCTTCGCTAATAGAGTTTCTAAAAAATTTAGAAAAGTATACTTTGGCAGATATAATTGAAAATAAAGATGAACTTAAATCAAACCTTATTTAATTTAACTTCTCTTCTCTAAGTTTATTGAAAATAAGAGAAAGGCTCCAGCTGCTGCGGTAATAACGCTATAGTCGAGAGAACTCTTAACTCCAAATGAAATACTCATACTTAAAATAAAAGAAAGTAGTAAAAAGAAACTCGCAAGTGATGATTCTTTTAGTCTGAATCCTATTAATAAGAAAACAGATAAGATGACTTCTAGGAATGTTGCAATATATCCGCAGACATCAGAAAGAGCTCTTGGCATCCACGGAAGAAGAAGATGTGTATAATCTAAAAATGCTTTCATATTTCCCCAGACAACTCCAGGCTCCCCTGCATTCCCCCAAAGGCCAACCCTATCGGCTACAGCAGACAAAAAACATGCTGCCAGTGCAAATCTTAAAAAATATTGTGCGTTTCTATTCATTTTTTCTTCCATTGTTGCTGAATACTCAAGAGGACTCCTTAAGTCTTCACTAATATCCATTGGTTTAATTGCACTCACATTTCCACCACCAGTATTTCCCAAGGGAACAACTCCAAGGAACGACCCCACTATTCCAGATGGAATACGAATTGACTGAGCAAACATCTCCGCGAAGTCTTTTCTCTTAAGTGCGACTTTAAACATCCATATATGTGCTCTTGTATGAGCAATTACATTCATCTGCCCTAATACATGGGCCCTTTCTAAATGTTTGAAAGATAGGTCTAACTTAGTTGAGTGAAAAGCTTCCTTTGCCTTACTCATTTCTAATTCGAATGCGTATAATAAATCATCGTGCATACTCATATATTATATGACTCAATTCCTCGTGACTAGCCACAACTGACTGACAAACAAACTCAAATATAAATAACTTTATTTTTGTCCATTTGAAGTTACAATTAAACAAATTTTAATTCAATATTTAGGAGAAGTACATGTGGGGAACAAAGAATAATGATTGGTGGCCCAATTCATTGAAGCTTAATATTTTAAGGCAACACTCTAACCTTTCAAATCCAATGGATAGTGATTTTAATTACGCTAAAGAATTTAACTCTCTCGATCTAGATGTATTGAAAAAAGACATATGCGATCTAATGACTACTTCACAAGACTGGTGGCCTGCAGATTATGGTCACTATGGACCACTCTTTATCCGAATGGCATGGCACGCAGCTGGTACTTATAGAACTAGTGATGGTCGTGGTGGAGCTAATACTGGAAATCAAAGATTTGCTCCATTAAATAGTTGGCCTGACAACGGAAATCTAGATAAAGCGCGACGCTTACTTTGGCCAATAAAACAAAAGTATGGAAAGAAAATTTCTTGGGCGGATCTCTTTATACTCGCAGGAAACTGCGCTTTAGAGTCAATGGGATTCAAAACTTATGGCTTTGCAGGAGGAAGAGAAGATATTTGGCAAACAGAGGAAGATGTCTACTGGGGAGTAGAATCTGAATGGCTTGGAGACAAGAGATATAGCGGTGACAGAGAGCTTGAAAAACCACTTGCTGCCGTACAAATGGGTCTTATCTATGTAAACCCAGAAGGACCAAATGGAGAGCCAGACCCAGTCGCTTCAGGAAGAGATGTCAGAGATACATTCTCTAGAATGGCGATGACAGATGAAGAAACTGTGGCTCTAGTTGCAGGAGGACATACTTTTGGAAAATGCCATGGTGCCGCTTCCGACTCAAACCTTGGAAGGGAGCCAGAAGCTTCCCCTATTCAAGATATGGGACTAGGGTGGAAAAATAAATTTGGCAAAGGTAATGCTGAAGACACAATTACGAGTGGAATCGAGGGTGCATGGAAAGCGAATCCTACCAAGTGGGATAATGGTTACCTCACAACTCTATTTAAATATGAGTGGGAAAAAGTAAAAAGTCCGGCAGGTGCATGGCAATGGCTTGCAAAAGATGTCGAAGAAGAAGATATGCCTGTTGATGCACATGACTCGTCTAAGAAACATAGACCGATGATGACAACTGCCGACTTGTCACTCAGATTCGATAAGGGCTTTGAAAAAATAGCCTTACGTTTCAAAGATAATCCAGAAGAATTTAGAGAAGCTTTTGCTAGAGCATGGTTTAAACTCACTCACAGAGATATGGGACCTAAGGTTCGCTATCTTGGTAAAGAAGTTCCAAGTGAAGATTTAATATGGCAAGATCCTATCCCAACACTTAACCACGCTCTTATAAGTGAGCAAGACACAGAACAACTGAAGAAGCTCATTCTAGAGAGTGGATTGACGACGTCAGAGTTAGTTAAAGTTGCCTGGTCTTCAGCATCCACTTATAGAGGTAGTGATATGAGAGGTGGAGCCAATGGTGCAAGAATAAGACTTGCTCCTCAAAAAGATTGGGCTGCAAATGATCCAGTACTTTTAAAGAAAGTTCTTAGTAAGCTGGAGGGAATTAAAGATAGTTATTCGAAAGAAGTATCTCTTGCAGACCTTATTGTGCTTGCAGGGTGTGCGGCGATAGAAGCAGCCGCAAAAGATGCCGGTGTTCAAGCAAAAGTTCCATTCGCACCTGGAAGAATGGATGCAACTCAAGATCAAACTGATGAAGAGTCTTTCTCTGTGCTAGAGCCTGTCGCAGATGGTTTTAGAAATTACCTAAAGACAGAATTTACAATTCCAAGTGAGGAATTACTTTTAGATAAAGCGCAATTACTTACACTAAGTGCGCCAGAGATGACTGTACTTATTGGAGGTTTAAGAGTTCTAGGTAATAACCATGGAGACTCTAAGCATGGTGTTCTTACTCAAAAAGTTGGTTCACTAACAAATGACTTTTTTATTAACCTTCTCGATATGAATAATACTTGGGAAGAAAGTGGTGACCATTTCACAGCAAAAGATAGAAAAACTGGAAAAGAAACATGGAGCGCGACAAGAGTTGATTTAATTTTTGGATCAAATTCTGAACTCAGAGCGCTGGCAGAAGTCTATGCTTGCCATGATTCTCTAGAGAAATTTATCCATGACTTTATTAAAGCATGGGATAAAGTTATGAATCTCGATCGTTTTGAGTTAAGAAAATAAAATAAAATGGCCAGGGGAATATCCTGGCCATTTTTTATTTTATCTTGTCAAAAGTCTCATTCCTCTTTGCTTTTCTTTCACTATACCTATCGACTAAGAAATCTGCATGAACTCTCGTTAATAAAGTAAAGCGCATTAGCTCTTCCATAACATCAACTACTCTATCTCTATATGGGGATTCTTTCATTTGCCCATCTTCATCAAACTCGTTATATGCCTTGGCCACAGAGGATTGATTAGGAATGGTGATCATCCTCATCCAACGCCCAAGAATTCTCATATTATTTACAGCATTGAAGCTTTGCGAACCACCACTCACTTGCATGAGAGCTAAGGTTCTCCCCTGCGTAGGTCTAACTGCACCAATACTAAGTGGTATCCAATCAATTATTGTCTTCATTAAACCGGACATATTCCCATGTAATTCAGGGCTAGACCACAACTGTCCCTCAGACCAGAGACTTAACTCTCTAAGCTCTTGAACCTTTTCATGTTCAACCGATCGATCATTATCAAAGGTAGGAAGTCCATCAGGGTCAAAGAACTTTACATCAGCCCCCATAAACTCCAAGATTCGACCAGCTTCTTGCGCTAAAAGCCTAGAATAAGACCTCTCCCTAAGAGAGCCATAGAGAATGAGTATTCTCGGTTTGTGATTGATTTGACTATCACTTGTAGCCTTTAAGTTAAATTCTTCTTTAGATAGGTAATTCACTAGTACCTCCATTTATTTGAAAGATGCACAAGACTTAGCATAATTGGAACTTCTATTAATACACCCACAACTGTAACAAGTGCTGCACCAGAGTTTAATCCAAATAGTGCTATTGCAACTGCCACTGCAAGCTCAAAGAAATTACTGGCACCAATCATTGAGCCAGGACTTAATATACAATGAGGAAGAGTCATCTTCTTTCCTACGATCCATGCTGCAAAGAAGATGAAGTAAGTTTGAATAATTAATGGAATTGCAATTAATACTATATGGATTGGATTTTCAATAATCTTCTCTCCTTGAAAGGCAAAGAGTAAGATTAAAGTCGAAAGCAGAGCAATTATAGAAACAGGCTTAAGCTTTGGTAAAAAACTTTGTTCAAACCAATCTTTCCCATGTGTCTTGATTAATGCCTTATTCACAATAAAACCAGCAGCGAGTGGTATGACAACAAATATTACAACTGACGAAACAAGTGTATCAACAGGAATAACAACACTAGTGACTCCTAGAAGAAATTTAACAATTGGAATAAAAGCAACTAATAAAACGAGATCATTTATTGCAACTTGAACAAGCGTGTACTCTGGATCGCCTTTAGTAAGATAAGACCATACAAATACCATCGCTGTACACGGAGCGGCTCCTAGTAAAATAGCTCCTGCAATATACTCACTCGCAAGCTCAGGAGTTAAGTATGCTCCGTAAATCTTATCGAAAAAGATCCAAGCAAAGAAGGCCATTGAAAATGGCTTTATGAGCCAATTAACAACCAAAGTGAGAGCAAGTCCTCTAGGATTTCTCCCCACATCTTTTATAGAAGAGAAGTCTATTTGCACCATCATTGGAAAGATCATAAGCCAAACAAGAATCGCAACAGGTATATTAACTGTTGCCAGATTAAGTTCACTAAGAACACTTATAGAACTTCCAAGAAATTTTCCTAAAAGTATTCCTCCGACAATACAAAGCGCAACCCAAAGACTTAAATAGCGCTCAAAAAAACCCATTTGCTCAGATTCATTACTCATACTTCTTCCTCTATGTATTTTTCGATCGAATCAATCATTAATCTTATTTCATCCCTTACTCTTCTATAGACACTGAGAATCTCTTCTTCATCTTTCAAGTGACTTGTTAATCTCGGTGGATCATCAAATCCTGTATGAATAATCTTTCCACCAGGAAAGTAAGGACAGTTCTCAAAGGCATCTGAACAAACTGTAAAAACAAAGTCCATAGCAATATCTGGTAGCTCGTCTGTTGTATTAGACTCGTGAGCACTAATATCAACACCACCTTCATTCATCACTTTCACAGCATAAGGATTAAGGCCATGTTTCTTAGTTCCTGCTGAATAGAAATTATACTTATTCCCTTTAAGATGCTTTCCCCATCCCTCTGCCATCTGGGAGCGACATGAATTTCCGGTACATAGAAATAAAATATTCTTCTTCACTTTAACTCCTTTAGAAGCATTCTAGAATGGGACAGTCACTTAAAGGTTGATTCTTATCAACACAACAATCTGCTAAAGACTTTAAAGACTTCTTCATCTTTTTTAAGTCACTAATCTTCTCATCTATTTCTTTTATCTTGTTTTCGGTTTTCTCTAGGACATGACTACACTTGGCGTGATTTCTAACTTTTAAATCTAAGAGTTCTTTTGCCTCTTTTAAAGTAAACCCTAGTTCTCTCGATCTTTTAATAAACTGAATTCTAACGATATAGTCCTTGCTATAATATCTATACGCTCCAGTTTTCTTAGGCTGCTTAATAAGCTCTTTGCGTTCATAGAAGCGGATCGTTTCAATATTGACACCCGCCTCTTGTGCTAATTTTCCAATTGTAAAAAAATCTTTCATACTCATCTTATACACTCCGTACTATAGTACAGAGTCAAGATATCACACGAAGAAATTCTTTATCAATCTACGAAAGTAGTTATCCAGTACACAAGCAAGCGTTAGCGCAGCGTATATTCGATAGAATTTTTTTGAAAATAAGGGTAAATGGAGCGCGTGACAAGGTTCGAACTTGCGACATCTGCCATGGCAAGGCAGCTCTCTACCAACTGAGATACACGCGCTTATTTTGAGAAAATTCTTATATAATAAATCGAATTTTAAGACAATACCTTAGATGTCTTTATCATCTAAAAATCTAAACTGTCTGATCTTTGATCACCAAAGTGGTTAGATAGACAGTTTAAGCGCCCATAAGTCATTAGAATCACTGCCATCAGATGGCATACCTTTTGCTTTTTATACACTCAATGAATAAAATACTCTTTGCTCTAATATTTCTTAGCCTATCCTCATGGTCTGCTGATCTTTCTCTTTTTCTAGAGAATGGGAACTTTAATGAAGAGTTCGCTAAGCAAATTCTCTCGGGAGATTTAAAGGATGGTGAGAGCATTCACCTCATAGATAGAAGTCTTACTTTTAAGAAGATTCTTGGTAGCGGAAATACAACACTCATACTCAAAGTTCAAAATCCTGAAACGGGAGTAGACTTCGCTCTCAGACTTCCACATGGAAATACTGAGAAGCGCTACCATCTAAGTGATGGAATGAGATTTATCAATCATACATTTAATGGTTACGAAGAGCTAAATGATGCCGGTTTACCAATTCCTAAGATACATGACTACAATAAAGATCACTACCTTCTTGTAGATATTATTGAGCACGACTTTAGCCTTAGAACTTTCCTAGCGAGAAATAATACCTTTACTGAAGAGTCTAAGGAGAGGGCCTTAAAGTCGCTAATAGAATTTTCAAAAGAAACAGCACTCTTTGATTCAATAGGAGATTTTCATCTTGAACAAGCCGTATATTCTAAAGATAAAAATAAATGGTTCTTGCTAGACTGGGCTTCAGGCCATCAATTAGCGCGTCAGCCATCCTCACCTAATGTTTTTTCAAGCTTTCTCTTTTATGAGAACAATATTGCTCTCGACGGTAATGGAAATGAGATATATGAAATTAATAGAGATGGTCACAAAATAAAAGTTGCGAGAGAGATAAGTGAGTTTGAAAAGGCTGCACTAGCATCAATAACAAATGCTATTGAAGAACAGAGAAGAGTTCAAACAGAATTAGACAATCTTGAATTAGATAGAATTAAGCAAAAGCTTTCAACTCTTTCTGATCACAAGGAAGTTTTAGAAGTTTATAAGAATATTCACACTAAGCATTTAGCTTCTTTCTTCACTCTTTTACAAAAAGATTTTATCGCAAATCAATTAGAGAAGTTCCCAAGAGGAGCTCTAGGCGCAAGTGAGCTTGACTTACTAATGAATCACCTCGGAAAATTCACTCCTTACTTTTTCTCTCAATTTGCAGAAAAGATAATCGACAATATTTATGATCTTGAAACTTTCAATCATCTCTATGTAAAACTACAGACAATAGGCCTTGATGAAGAACTTGAAGATGATATCGCTGGAGCAATTGCTAGAAATATGGAGAGGCTTCTAAGAAATACAACTAACGATCCTAAAATCTTAGATAGTGTTGAAAAATTGAAAAATGACTATGGCCTTATCAACTATATGGCAAAAGAGCACTTGGCCAATGCAGCTCAGTACTTAAAGCCTGCTACAAGCTGTAGAGACGTGATCTCTAGCTTTCTCTAAAAGCTCAGTAAACTACTGAAATTAAATCATTTTACCTACACCTATCAACTACACAATGCACCACTAAAGCAATATAATTAGACTTCCTTAACAATTGTTTGACCCATCAACCAGACTCATCTATGATGCCTCCAAATTAGACCTTGGAGAACTAAATGAAATACTTATCGAGCATTGCTCTTTTATTAACTTGTATGATCTCAAGCGCACAAGCACTAGAGTATAATGCCCCTACTCTTATTTTTAACTCTTCTGCAGATAGCGGACACAATATGCCACCAAGAACTGTCTTCACAGATAGGGCCCCATCAATTAATGATCATGGTGAAATGGCCATTACTCTCACACTACTAGATGGTACATACGATACAGGAATTTGGGTTAAATCAAAATTTCAAGAGGGAATTCTGACTACAACAGGTGCTAGAGAATCATTCAATGACGTTCAAATAAATAATGATGGAGCACTCTTCTACACGCACCAAACTCTCAATGGTATAAAAGGTGTTTATACTGCCACAGGAAAAAAAGAAGGTGGATATAATTTTACAAATCATATGGATGATGAAGAGATTATGCCTTACGAATCTTTTAGTAACCTCTTTCTAACAAAGAGTGGTGAATTATTTTTTACGGCGAAAAACTTTAAAGGTGATCTAGCTATATTTAACTATCATGCTGAATTTGGTCTAGATTTAATTACGGCCCAGAATCAAAGATCTCGCACTCCATATTCATTTGTCTTCTCTCCAAGCTATAATGACAATTCCGAAGCTGCCTACAAAGTAAGAGTTGGTAAACGTGGAGAGCTTGATGACTCTCTACCTGATCAAATAATTTTAAGCAAAGGATCTAGTAAGAAGATCGTAGCTCAAGATCAAGATAGTGATCCAAATTCTAAATGGAAGAGTCTTAGAAATACAGTGGCCCTAAGTAATTCAGGAGCTGTTGCTTTTATAGCTCACGACGGAGTAGCTGAGAAATTAGTACTTATTGAAGCAAACGGAAACGAAAGAATTCTTGCGACAAAGGGAAAAGAACTAAAAGAATTTAGTTTCTTTTCAGTTATTATCAATGACAAAAACTGGGTTGCTTTTAGAGGTAAGGACTTAGAAGGAAACCATACGATCTTTATAGCAACAGAGAATGGTGTTCAGAAAGTTCTAACACAATTTGATAAAATTAAAGTTCCATGGGGTGAAGCTCTTATTGCGTACGGACCACATATTCCATTTGGTGGTAATATTGATATGAATAACCATGGTGATATTATTGTCAACACAGGACTAGCAAACTTAGAAAATACTCAAGACTACGGAAGTGGTGTTGTAGTTATTTACTCAAAGAAATAATCTTTCAATCAACTTTGGAGCTCCCCAGAGAGTTCCAAAGTTCGTCTACTTTCTTATTCCAAAAGACTAGTACTTCGCATTTTGAAGCTTAAGTACATTCCCATCTAAGTCTTCAAATATCAGCATATGTCCCCAAGACTCATCAACCTCACCTAGTATTTTTGCCCCTGCAGCTTCTAAAACTTTTCTATCTGAAGAAACATCATCACTTGATAAAGTAAGAGTCCCACCACAGTGAGCACCATGTGAATCTCTTGGAAAAGAAGGAATATCCTCTCCCTCTGTCCAGTGAAGTCCAACCATTACACCTCCACAGTCCATACTCGTCCAATGAGATGTTTCGTAGGAGATTTTCATATTCAATACTTCTGAGTAAAACTTAACAGCTCTACTCATGTCAGTAACATTATAATAAATATCATGAACACCTTGGATCATAAAAAAGCTCCTTATTTTATTTCTTTAATTATTTAATATTACAATTAATCACTAAGACTCTTTATGACTGAGGCGACATTAGCTATACGAACAGGCTTAGATACAAAATCCAACATTCCAGCATCCAAACACTTTTGCCTATCTTCTTCTAATACATTGGCCGTCATTGCAACAATCTTACTTTCTTTATTATTTTTTAAAATCTTTTTTGTAGCTGTTACTCCGTCCATGACAGGCATTTGCATATCCATAAAAATGAGTGAGTAATTTTCATTAGAACAAGCTTCTACAGCCACTTTTCCATTTTCTACTATGTCTACTTTATATCCGAGCTTAGCTAGAATCATTTCTCCAAGTTTTTGATTAACCCTATTGTCTTCAACTAGAATTATCTTGTGAGGATACTTCTTTTCAAATCCATCATAATTGACATCTTGCTCCTCACTTTGAAATTCATTTCCTTTCTCAAATTCTAACTCAAAACTGAACTTACTCCCTTCTCCTTTTCTACTCTCAACCTTTATCTTTCCGCCTAAAAGTTTGGCAAGCTTAGAACTAATAGATAACCCAAGTCCAGTTCCTCCAAACTTCCTTGTCACTCCCTCGTCTGCTTGAGTGAACTCTTGAAATAGTCTTGATTGCTCTTCTTCACTCATTCCAATTCCATTATCTTTTACCGAAAATAGGACTTTCACAATATTTCCGTTACACCCTGTAAGCTTAATATCTAGGAATACTTTCTCTTCATCGGGAGAGAATTTAACAGCATTACTTAGAAGATTTGTAATGATTTGCTTTAATCTTACAATATCTGATTTTAAAAATTGAGGTATAGAATTATCAATTTTACTATGTATTGTAATCCCTTTTTCAGAAGCAATATTTGCTATTAAAGATGTTACATCTTCGACAGACTTCTTTAAGTTAAAACTAACTTTTTCTATAGAGAGTTTACCTGATTCAATTTTCGAGAAACTCAAAATATCATTAATAATTGTTAGTAAACTGTCGCCACAACTATTAATAATAGATAGCATCTCTTCTTGAAGTGGATTTAAACTTGTATCTTTTAAAAGAGATGCCATCCCCAGAATTCCATTCATAGGAGTTCTTATTTCATGACTCATGTTTGCTAGAAATAAGGACTTCGCTTTTTCCGCGGCAAGAGCTTTATTTCTTGAATCCTCTAGCTCTCGCTGATATTTCTTTTGCTCACTAATGTCTCTTATGATTCCAGTTAAATATAAACCATCTTCAGTTCTTGCTTCTCCAACATTAATACTTATAGGTACAACTCTTCCGTCTTTGGAAGTAAATTCCAACTCTTCAGTTTCACCAACCAACTTTGTAACATCAACCTTTAGATACTTATCAATATTAGTTCCTAATAACTCTTTTTCACTAAGGCCAAATAACTTGATCAATTTATCGTTAACACTTTCTATTCTTCCACTAGAATCAATAACAAAGAAAGCATCTGGAGTTGTACGAAAAATAGATTGCAGCTTAGCATGATTTTTCCTATTAACCATTGCCTCTTTCTTTACACCTGTAATATCTCGAGATGAAGCATAAAGAAAAAAGTCCCCATCTAATTCAATTCCCCTAGCATTAATTTCAACATTGAATATCTCACCATTCTTTTTCTCATGCTTTGTTTCAAAGATTTTAGGATTTTCAATTAAGTCTTTAATTACAGGTATCATATCTTCTACAGGGAAGTGTCTGTCCCAATCTTTTACATTAAGTTCATGCGCTTCCTCTAATGAGTAGCCCAGAAGATCTGCAAAAGTAGTACTGCAATAAACTACGTCACCATTTTGAGTTAGTATATGTACCCCATCGGAAGCATTCATCACAAGAAGCTTGAGGAGGGATAACTCTTTCTTGGGAGTATCATACTTACTTAAAAGATTATTCAATTTTGACATGAAAATTTATCGGACTTCTAGGAGTAAACTATTAAATTAAATTTGTTCTCGCGGAATGACATTCCAGTGCTAAATCATCAACAATTACTAAAATAACGCTCTTATGATGTATTATTCTTTCTACTTCAATACTAAGAACCTTCCTCTTTTAGCTGACCATTTACATCCGTTTTCTTATCAACGATGTCTACACGCGACCTAAAACTTTAGGCTGAGGTTTATCAGATATTAAGTGGTGCCCCGAAGTGGACGATTATCGAACTGCAATCATCAATTTATCTAATCAAGCTCAAACTTAACATCATCATTCTTAGTATTTCTTCTAAAAATCAAAAATGTAGCTTCTGTACCAGTTCTATTCTCTAAATAATGTAGTAACTCTGAATTTGCTTTAAAAATGACAAAGTCACCACTTTCTAACTTAGTCTCTTTAGAACCTTCGACTGCAATGAGTTCCCCGTTAGTTACATAAATGATCTCGTCAATTGATCTATGATAGTGAGGAGCTGAAGCCTTTGTACCGGGCCTTACTTTCTCACTATATAAGAATAACTGATTCGTTTTAAAAACTTCTGCTGAAAGAGCAAATGGATAATCTTTTTCTGAGTTAGAAGTTGGCAACTTGTGATTAAGTTCACTAGAACGTTTTATTTCCATTCGCTAATTGTAGAAAATATTTTGAAGAAAAGGCAAAAAAAAACCAGATGTGGGTTAACATCTGGTTTTTTAAATGGTGCCCCGACGCGGATTCGAACCACGGACACAAGGATTTTCAGTCCTTTGCTCTACCGACTGAGCTATCGGGGCTTAAATTCTTTTTTGAAGTGAGGATTAAAATAATGGAATGTACTGATTTCGTCAAATTAATTCTTAATATAATTTAGATAATTTAGTATGTTATATGTATGAGTATTAAAATTATAAAAACCAAAATTTCTTATTTAGATCAAAACTTAAATGCATTAATCTTCCTTCCCGAAGCAAATAGCAGTGACACAAAGGCCATTGGAGCTTTTACGCATGGCTATACTTCCCATAAAGCAAGTATCCTTAGTTGGTCTACTCG
Proteins encoded in this window:
- a CDS encoding cupin domain-containing protein, encoding MEIKRSSELNHKLPTSNSEKDYPFALSAEVFKTNQLFLYSEKVRPGTKASAPHYHRSIDEIIYVTNGELIAVEGSKETKLESGDFVIFKANSELLHYLENRTGTEATFLIFRRNTKNDDVKFELD